From Pleurocapsa minor HA4230-MV1, the proteins below share one genomic window:
- a CDS encoding Txe/YoeB family addiction module toxin, protein MNANRKIIFNPRFREDLGWWFRKDKAKAKKILDLIEAVTEDPFQGIGKPEPLKHIASDVWSRRITQEHRLVYRVTERFIEFLQARYHY, encoded by the coding sequence ATGAATGCCAACCGTAAGATTATTTTTAACCCAAGGTTTCGGGAAGATTTAGGCTGGTGGTTTAGAAAAGACAAGGCTAAAGCCAAGAAAATTTTAGATTTGATAGAAGCAGTGACTGAAGACCCGTTTCAAGGTATTGGTAAGCCTGAACCCTTGAAGCATATAGCAAGTGATGTTTGGTCGAGAAGAATTACTCAGGAACATAGGTTAGTTTATCGAGTAACTGAAAGATTTATCGAATTTTTGCAAGCTAGGTATCATTATTAG
- a CDS encoding CPBP family intramembrane metalloprotease produces the protein MSASWFKVLSLLGVWTIIWLPIALLVSRLINWQPKEPLTPKQKLILLASLYILAPGIIIWKVKTEFLTFADLGLSLTPDDLRYVLLGLGASLVSLILVFSLESVGNLITWRWQNLRQIPSLLLPILSLSLLISLVEELIFRGYIFITLLADNSCWLAAIASSVIFAALHLIWERKQTLPQLPGLWLMGMVLVAARVLTNDTIYLAVGLHAGWICGLTCLDSAELLTYKHQDHWFTGMKQQPLAGMAGILCLGITGLGLGIFNLLTNYYTPY, from the coding sequence ATGAGTGCATCATGGTTTAAGGTTCTTAGCTTGCTTGGAGTATGGACTATCATCTGGTTGCCCATTGCCTTACTAGTATCTCGACTAATTAACTGGCAGCCGAAAGAACCTCTAACACCAAAGCAAAAGTTAATTTTATTAGCCTCTCTCTATATTCTTGCCCCTGGAATAATTATCTGGAAGGTTAAAACAGAATTTTTAACCTTTGCAGATCTTGGTTTAAGCCTAACTCCTGATGACTTGCGGTATGTCTTATTAGGATTAGGCGCTAGTTTAGTCAGTTTAATCCTAGTTTTTAGCCTCGAATCTGTGGGTAATTTAATCACTTGGCGTTGGCAAAACTTGAGACAAATTCCCAGTTTGTTGTTGCCAATCTTGAGTTTGAGTTTACTAATTAGTCTAGTAGAAGAACTAATATTTCGTGGTTATATATTTATTACTCTACTAGCTGATAATTCATGTTGGCTAGCAGCGATCGCCTCCAGCGTAATTTTTGCTGCTCTGCATTTAATTTGGGAAAGAAAACAAACCTTGCCACAGCTTCCAGGTTTATGGCTAATGGGGATGGTGTTAGTGGCAGCCAGAGTTTTAACTAATGACACCATTTACCTAGCTGTAGGACTTCATGCAGGCTGGATTTGTGGTTTAACCTGTCTCGATTCAGCAGAGTTATTAACCTATAAACATCAAGATCATTGGTTTACAGGCATGAAACAACAGCCTTTAGCAGGGATGGCTGGAATACTTTGTCTGGGGATTACGGGATTAGGGCTAGGGATTTTTAACCTATTAACTAATTACTACACACCTTACTAA
- a CDS encoding AbrB family transcriptional regulator encodes MSEAATATLTGKALLQKVKELSHLPRRETAKKCGYYTITKDNQTRVNLTDFYDAVLAAKGVPLDPEGAKDGRGREPTYRVSVHKNGQIVIGSTYTQAMGLKEGDKFEIKLGYKHIHLKQIDGEDNDAADNN; translated from the coding sequence ATGAGTGAAGCTGCTACAGCAACCTTAACAGGAAAAGCCTTATTGCAAAAAGTCAAAGAATTATCTCATTTACCAAGGCGTGAAACTGCTAAAAAATGTGGATACTATACAATTACTAAGGATAATCAAACAAGAGTAAACCTCACTGATTTTTACGATGCAGTGCTTGCAGCGAAGGGAGTCCCCCTAGATCCAGAAGGAGCAAAAGATGGTCGTGGACGTGAACCTACTTATCGAGTTAGCGTTCATAAAAATGGTCAAATTGTGATTGGTTCTACCTATACTCAAGCAATGGGTCTAAAAGAAGGTGACAAGTTTGAAATTAAGTTAGGCTACAAACATATTCACCTTAAACAAATTGATGGTGAAGACAATGATGCAGCAGATAACAATTAA
- a CDS encoding GspH/FimT family pseudopilin, which translates to MLEMNRSQKLMWRLYPMSLYAVRKSSSGFTLIEMMVVTIIIGVIAAIAAPNFLGLLNRNRINDAAQQVEGALKEAQRQALRRGKQCTIAISSTNKTISNSGTSGCLLSERDLKKIDNSIQLSSNTTSIVFSGKGNITGGTAPTLVVSMSNGSPDQKCIVLEGLFATLRSGNYTGTIPASPVATNCSN; encoded by the coding sequence ATGCTGGAGATGAACCGATCGCAGAAACTTATGTGGAGATTATACCCGATGTCGCTTTACGCTGTCCGTAAATCTAGTTCTGGCTTTACTCTGATTGAGATGATGGTAGTTACTATCATTATTGGGGTAATTGCTGCGATCGCTGCTCCTAACTTTCTTGGTTTGCTCAATCGCAATCGAATTAATGATGCAGCACAACAAGTTGAAGGAGCGTTAAAAGAAGCTCAAAGACAGGCATTGCGCAGAGGGAAGCAATGTACTATAGCTATAAGCAGTACTAATAAAACTATTTCTAATTCTGGAACTAGTGGTTGTTTATTAAGTGAACGAGATTTGAAAAAAATAGATAACTCAATTCAACTTAGCTCAAATACAACATCCATTGTTTTTTCGGGTAAAGGCAACATCACTGGAGGAACTGCCCCGACTTTAGTTGTATCTATGTCTAATGGCTCACCTGATCAAAAGTGTATAGTGCTTGAGGGTTTATTTGCGACTCTGCGTTCAGGGAACTATACAGGAACTATTCCCGCTTCACCAGTTGCCACAAACTGTAGTAATTAA
- a CDS encoding aldo/keto reductase, which yields MEKRSLGTSKVQIMPILMATWQAGKKMWAGIDDRESIRAIRAAVDAGITTIDTTKVYGQGHSEQIVA from the coding sequence ATGGAAAAGCGATCGCTAGGAACATCAAAAGTTCAAATAATGCCAATTCTCATGGCAACATGGCAAGCAGGAAAAAAAATGTGGGCAGGAATTGACGATCGCGAAAGTATTAGGGCGATTCGAGCTGCTGTAGATGCAGGAATAACTACCATTGATACGACAAAAGTTTATGGGCAAGGCCATTCAGAACAAATTGTTGCTTAA
- a CDS encoding response regulator transcription factor produces the protein MIRVLLVDDQELVCQGLRAMLNLESDIQVVGVANNGQVAIEQVEALEPDVILMDIRMPVMDGREATRIISQRFPEIKVLVVSTFDEDDYIAHSIKAGAKGYLLKDMPVEELAQAIRLVARGYSQMGPGLMEKMFDGIVSNRSDTEPEQPELAELTAREIDVLNLIGTGCTNREIAQQLYIAEGTVKSHVTHILNRLNLRNRAQIAIYANSVKQAC, from the coding sequence ATGATTCGCGTTTTACTAGTAGACGATCAAGAACTGGTCTGCCAAGGGTTACGGGCAATGTTAAATCTAGAGTCAGATATCCAAGTAGTTGGCGTGGCGAATAATGGTCAAGTTGCTATTGAGCAGGTAGAAGCTTTAGAACCAGATGTCATCTTGATGGATATTAGAATGCCTGTCATGGATGGCAGAGAAGCAACCAGAATTATCTCTCAGCGATTTCCCGAGATTAAGGTTTTGGTTGTTAGTACCTTCGATGAAGATGATTATATTGCCCATTCAATTAAAGCAGGAGCCAAAGGATATTTGCTCAAGGATATGCCCGTAGAAGAGTTAGCTCAGGCGATTAGATTAGTCGCTCGCGGCTACAGCCAAATGGGCCCTGGGCTGATGGAAAAAATGTTTGACGGAATAGTTAGCAATCGCAGCGATACGGAACCCGAACAGCCTGAACTAGCAGAGTTAACTGCTAGAGAAATAGATGTCTTAAATTTAATTGGGACTGGTTGTACTAACCGCGAAATTGCTCAACAACTCTATATTGCTGAAGGGACAGTTAAAAGTCATGTTACTCATATTCTCAATCGGCTTAATTTACGTAATCGAGCGCAGATTGCTATTTATGCCAATTCGGTCAAGCAAGCTTGCTAA
- a CDS encoding type II secretion system GspH family protein: MLKKSLKINRGYTLTELLVTLVIVGVIAAIASPSFMGLLSRYRLEEALQQLLGAINETQRLAMVRGKSCRININLSTNNITANTAGCLLRDRSISDKITIRSNFTGTTNITFSYKGSNTRMGTIVLSSDHTDLQKCFAIALGTGIKRVGNYKGSKTGSISPPDCKTTQ, from the coding sequence ATGTTAAAGAAAAGCCTCAAAATCAATCGTGGTTATACGCTAACAGAGCTTTTAGTTACTCTTGTCATTGTGGGAGTTATAGCTGCGATCGCTTCTCCCTCTTTTATGGGCTTGCTTAGTCGCTATCGATTAGAAGAGGCATTGCAACAGCTATTAGGCGCAATCAACGAAACCCAAAGGCTGGCTATGGTTCGAGGTAAATCCTGTCGGATTAATATTAATCTCAGCACTAACAATATTACGGCAAATACTGCGGGTTGTTTGTTAAGAGATCGCAGTATTAGTGACAAAATAACCATCCGCTCCAACTTTACAGGCACAACCAATATCACTTTTTCCTATAAGGGCAGTAACACTAGAATGGGTACTATCGTCTTATCTTCAGATCATACAGATTTGCAAAAATGCTTTGCGATTGCCCTTGGTACTGGGATTAAAAGAGTTGGTAATTACAAAGGCAGTAAAACTGGTTCAATTTCCCCCCCCGACTGTAAAACAACTCAATAG
- a CDS encoding YtxH domain-containing protein yields the protein MPKKSSAGAFVSGLMIGSAIGTIVGLLVAPRTGKETRKVIKKSADALPELAEDLTTSIQLQADRFSESTLENWEETLARLKLAIATGIETSRATTKATRLDINRDLNSTMTDRL from the coding sequence ATGCCAAAGAAAAGTTCAGCAGGAGCATTTGTTAGTGGTCTGATGATTGGTAGCGCCATAGGTACTATAGTCGGATTGTTGGTTGCACCACGTACTGGAAAAGAAACGAGAAAAGTAATCAAAAAATCAGCTGATGCTTTGCCAGAATTAGCTGAAGATTTAACTACTAGTATTCAACTACAGGCGGATCGTTTTTCAGAGAGTACCTTAGAAAATTGGGAAGAGACTTTAGCAAGACTAAAATTAGCGATCGCCACAGGTATCGAAACCAGTCGAGCAACCACTAAAGCTACTAGACTAGATATAAATCGAGATTTAAACTCGACCATGACCGATCGCCTTTAG
- a CDS encoding YdcF family protein → MKKLFAQMPKKYKISLISFLGLLSIASITWKPIAINYGKWLAAGESNPTGDMSVLLSGSNARLTTLIELYERGKVQAIYYAAGIDETVEDLNEYHNIFARYKIPTEDLYCGELVESTFHEAQAFKRKLTEIKDPVDKIILVSDRYHLRRGIWSFNKVLGDEIEVTAYSTPSSPEIADPHWWKHKSSREQVISETKKMGFYVLYYGLLNQGNLITHGDVNRVTTGEVSQGVNRPCEIVLPQLKTQISNY, encoded by the coding sequence ATGAAAAAGCTGTTTGCTCAGATGCCCAAGAAATATAAAATATCACTTATATCTTTTTTAGGCTTATTATCGATCGCCAGCATTACTTGGAAACCGATCGCAATTAACTATGGCAAGTGGTTGGCTGCGGGAGAAAGCAATCCGACAGGAGATATGTCTGTTCTACTCTCAGGTAGCAACGCCCGTTTAACAACTTTAATTGAGCTGTACGAGCGCGGAAAAGTTCAAGCAATCTACTACGCAGCAGGAATTGATGAAACCGTCGAAGATTTGAACGAATATCACAATATATTTGCTAGATACAAAATCCCCACTGAAGATTTATACTGTGGCGAGTTAGTTGAAAGTACTTTTCATGAAGCGCAAGCATTCAAACGCAAGTTAACAGAAATTAAAGATCCTGTAGATAAAATTATCTTAGTATCCGATCGCTATCATCTACGACGGGGTATCTGGAGCTTCAATAAAGTACTGGGGGATGAGATCGAAGTTACCGCCTATTCAACTCCTAGTTCACCAGAAATTGCCGATCCTCACTGGTGGAAACATAAGTCTTCTCGCGAACAAGTCATTAGTGAGACCAAAAAAATGGGTTTTTACGTACTCTACTATGGCTTACTCAATCAGGGAAATTTAATTACTCACGGTGATGTCAACCGAGTGACTACAGGCGAAGTTTCTCAGGGGGTTAATCGCCCTTGCGAAATTGTCTTACCTCAGTTGAAGACTCAAATTAGTAATTACTGA
- a CDS encoding TPM domain-containing protein, with protein MANKFIQRSLLILGACLLVLVTWLTPPALAVNNPELLPSEVTPVVDLANLLPELQEESLIENLEDFEAQTGWKMRVLTQYDRSPGRAVKKFWGLDDKSILLVADSRGGNLLAFSIGDAVYELLPRNFWIELQTRFGNMYYIREHGENNAIVEALESVKGCLLKNGCNAVPGLPQEQWILTLISSIVGGVILGVAVIPRNKDQVIAWQWGLIMSPLWGILFIAFGMGPVVIRTPEFLPLFRNIIGFMLGAVVAFLSPSFMNSSTSDSET; from the coding sequence ATGGCCAATAAGTTTATACAGCGCTCCTTGCTAATTTTAGGAGCTTGTTTACTGGTTTTAGTCACTTGGTTAACTCCCCCCGCTTTAGCAGTTAACAATCCAGAATTATTACCTAGTGAAGTCACTCCAGTGGTCGATTTGGCTAACTTATTGCCAGAGTTACAGGAGGAGTCTTTAATTGAAAATCTCGAAGACTTTGAGGCGCAAACAGGCTGGAAAATGCGTGTTTTAACTCAATACGATCGCTCTCCTGGTCGTGCAGTCAAGAAATTCTGGGGTTTAGATGATAAAAGTATTTTGCTAGTGGCTGATAGTAGAGGCGGAAATCTACTAGCTTTTAGCATTGGTGATGCTGTATATGAATTACTGCCTCGTAACTTCTGGATTGAGCTTCAGACTCGTTTTGGCAATATGTATTATATTCGCGAACACGGTGAGAATAATGCCATTGTTGAAGCTTTAGAATCAGTCAAAGGATGTTTACTTAAAAACGGTTGCAATGCTGTACCTGGATTACCGCAGGAGCAATGGATTTTGACCTTAATTAGTTCGATTGTCGGTGGGGTGATCTTAGGTGTAGCAGTTATTCCTCGTAATAAAGATCAGGTGATTGCTTGGCAGTGGGGTCTAATTATGTCTCCACTGTGGGGGATTCTGTTTATTGCTTTTGGCATGGGCCCTGTGGTGATTCGTACTCCTGAATTTTTACCTCTATTCCGTAATATTATCGGGTTTATGTTGGGTGCAGTAGTGGCTTTCTTGTCTCCCTCTTTTATGAACAGTTCCACCTCAGATTCAGAAACATAG
- a CDS encoding FAD/NAD(P)-binding protein encodes MQRLQNESVVDTQIPQSAQFFPSANCTYDLAIVGAGISCAYTLIHYLSLLTEKLASTAEKEQQPTIKVAVFDKSGEFWTGIPYGSRSGQQSLIITALKEFLPQPECDRFTDWLRANYNSVVSSLQKRSGILNSQWLKSYQEAMEQNNWSQIFVPRYLFGWYLKERVVSLLEQAAAQNYLQCELIKADVSKIQKHSTAYQIDTTEPHSFLATKVVLAIGSPPNKTAFFSQLKSLERSPSGDKVCSIADMYEPSQNSNLELILKHLQADSSQAKQVLIIGSNASALETIYSLNNLPELAKLISKFVVVSPSGAFPHPIIDAPVSETFVPKNLDLLIQQSDFTAKQIYQAVRQDVAAALANNETIDGTYTIISRKVIKALNQLSYPEQKQFVIEYGVKIGKFQRRAGLDYLNVADKLMLEGKLEFIQGKFTHIIPLTENQFGFEFVTPSSQTKTFTTPIQVVINCAGFQDLTQSSSPLINNLIQQGICTPNDSHAGFEMNENFEAQQNFYLMGPLVAGNINDKLKVWHAESCGRIFNLSHSLAEVLL; translated from the coding sequence ATGCAAAGATTACAGAATGAAAGTGTAGTTGACACTCAAATTCCACAATCCGCTCAATTTTTTCCGTCCGCAAACTGTACCTACGATCTGGCAATTGTGGGGGCGGGCATATCCTGTGCTTATACCCTAATTCACTATCTTTCTTTACTTACAGAAAAACTAGCCTCAACAGCAGAAAAAGAGCAGCAACCAACGATTAAAGTGGCAGTTTTCGATAAATCTGGGGAGTTTTGGACAGGTATTCCCTATGGTAGTAGATCGGGTCAACAATCTCTGATTATTACTGCGCTCAAAGAGTTTCTACCTCAGCCAGAGTGCGATCGCTTTACAGATTGGCTAAGAGCCAATTACAATTCTGTAGTCTCCAGTCTCCAAAAAAGATCAGGTATTTTAAATAGCCAATGGCTAAAATCTTATCAAGAGGCAATGGAGCAGAATAACTGGTCGCAAATTTTTGTACCGCGATACTTATTTGGTTGGTACTTAAAAGAGCGTGTAGTAAGTTTATTAGAGCAAGCAGCAGCCCAAAATTATTTGCAGTGCGAGTTAATTAAAGCAGATGTCAGTAAGATTCAAAAGCACTCAACAGCTTATCAAATTGACACCACAGAACCTCATTCCTTCCTCGCTACCAAAGTAGTTTTGGCGATCGGTAGTCCACCTAACAAAACAGCTTTCTTTAGTCAATTAAAATCTTTAGAGCGATCGCCTTCTGGAGATAAAGTTTGCTCGATTGCTGATATGTATGAACCTTCTCAAAATAGTAACCTTGAGCTTATTCTTAAGCATTTACAGGCTGATTCTAGCCAAGCAAAACAAGTTCTTATTATCGGCTCAAATGCGAGTGCGCTAGAAACGATCTACAGCCTTAACAACTTGCCAGAACTAGCAAAATTAATCAGCAAGTTTGTGGTTGTTTCTCCCAGCGGTGCATTTCCCCATCCGATTATTGATGCCCCTGTGTCTGAAACTTTTGTGCCTAAAAACCTAGATCTACTGATACAGCAGTCAGATTTTACCGCTAAACAAATTTATCAAGCCGTCCGACAGGATGTTGCAGCAGCTTTAGCCAATAATGAAACTATTGATGGTACTTACACCATTATTTCTCGAAAGGTAATTAAAGCTCTTAATCAGCTTAGTTATCCAGAACAAAAACAATTTGTGATCGAATATGGTGTCAAAATAGGCAAGTTTCAAAGACGCGCAGGGTTAGATTATCTTAATGTTGCAGACAAGCTGATGCTTGAGGGCAAACTAGAATTTATTCAAGGTAAATTTACCCACATCATACCTCTGACGGAAAATCAGTTTGGGTTTGAATTTGTTACCCCCAGCAGCCAAACAAAAACATTTACCACTCCTATCCAAGTAGTGATTAACTGCGCTGGGTTTCAAGATTTAACTCAATCATCTTCACCCCTAATTAATAATTTGATTCAACAGGGTATTTGTACTCCTAATGATTCTCATGCTGGCTTTGAGATGAACGAAAATTTTGAAGCGCAGCAAAATTTCTATCTTATGGGGCCGTTGGTTGCAGGGAACATTAATGATAAGCTAAAGGTTTGGCACGCTGAAAGTTGCGGTCGCATTTTCAATTTGTCCCATAGTCTAGCAGAAGTTTTGTTATAG
- the cobU gene encoding bifunctional adenosylcobinamide kinase/adenosylcobinamide-phosphate guanylyltransferase, which yields MFDSQKIILVTGASSSGKSELAEILAQQSQKSVTYVATATTDDRDYPSGTLRDREWQARILKHQQRRPTSWNTITANTDLSSYLKQAQGSDCLLIDSLGTWVANLLEAEESAWQTAKECFLSSLQTTAATTILVGEETGWGVVPAYPLGRLFRDRLGNLSRQVGNLADTTYLVAGGHVINLSVLGEPLKKYGI from the coding sequence ATGTTTGATAGCCAAAAAATCATCTTGGTCACAGGTGCTTCTAGTTCAGGAAAAAGTGAACTTGCCGAAATTTTGGCGCAGCAAAGCCAGAAATCTGTTACATACGTTGCTACCGCCACAACAGATGATCGCGATTACCCTTCGGGTACGCTTCGCGATCGCGAATGGCAAGCCAGAATCTTAAAACATCAACAGAGAAGACCTACAAGCTGGAATACCATCACAGCAAACACTGACTTATCATCATACCTAAAACAAGCTCAGGGATCAGACTGTTTATTGATTGACTCTTTGGGTACGTGGGTGGCAAATTTGCTCGAAGCTGAAGAATCGGCGTGGCAAACTGCCAAAGAGTGTTTTTTATCTAGTCTGCAAACCACAGCAGCAACGACCATCTTAGTGGGGGAAGAAACAGGATGGGGAGTCGTCCCAGCTTATCCCTTGGGTAGACTATTTCGCGATCGCTTGGGGAATTTATCCCGTCAGGTAGGCAATTTAGCTGATACAACCTATCTAGTCGCAGGAGGTCATGTAATCAATCTTAGTGTTTTGGGTGAACCATTAAAAAAATATGGAATATAA
- a CDS encoding type II toxin-antitoxin system prevent-host-death family antitoxin → MFPISTSYTDARQNLATLLNRIEQENAIALITRRGHKDIAILPADELTAILESLHLLRSPKNAERLFAALEESRVRDKLPDELIESESLSELIDECQP, encoded by the coding sequence ATGTTTCCTATATCTACTTCTTATACTGATGCCAGACAAAATTTGGCTACCTTGTTAAATCGAATCGAACAGGAAAACGCGATCGCTCTTATTACTAGAAGAGGGCATAAGGATATTGCTATTTTACCTGCTGATGAACTGACTGCTATTTTAGAAAGCTTACATTTATTGCGATCGCCTAAAAATGCCGAGCGATTGTTTGCAGCCCTAGAAGAATCTAGAGTTCGAGATAAACTGCCTGATGAATTAATTGAGAGCGAAAGTTTGTCAGAATTAATCGATGAATGCCAACCGTAA
- a CDS encoding MBL fold metallo-hydrolase: MAKLTQRRWENIGGNFYVDSTCIDCDTCRWMAPEIFTEAGEQSAVYHQPSNEIEQLKAMQALLSCPTASIGTVEKPKDIKVAQQSLPILLADNVYHCGYHAENSYGAASYFIQTAAGNILVDSPRYSPPLVKRLEEMGGIRYLYLTHRDDVADHQKFHDHFQCDRLLHIDDVTSDTKDVEIQLEGIEPIQFSDDVVIIPVPGHSKGHTVLLYAQKFLFTGDHLAWSKYLNHLYAFRAYSWYSWTEQVRSMEKLANYSFEWVLPGHGRRFKSDRATMKQQMQICLDWMKNS, translated from the coding sequence ATGGCTAAATTAACGCAACGACGTTGGGAAAACATTGGTGGTAATTTTTACGTAGATAGCACTTGCATCGATTGTGATACCTGTCGCTGGATGGCACCAGAAATTTTTACCGAAGCAGGGGAACAATCAGCCGTATACCACCAACCGAGTAATGAAATCGAACAGCTTAAAGCGATGCAAGCATTACTATCCTGTCCGACAGCTTCTATCGGTACGGTAGAAAAACCCAAAGATATAAAAGTCGCACAACAAAGCTTGCCAATTTTATTGGCAGATAATGTATATCATTGTGGCTATCATGCAGAAAATTCTTACGGTGCAGCTAGTTATTTTATTCAAACAGCGGCAGGTAATATTTTAGTTGACTCGCCTCGATATTCTCCTCCTCTAGTGAAAAGATTAGAAGAAATGGGAGGAATACGCTATTTATATTTAACCCATCGAGATGATGTTGCCGATCATCAAAAATTCCACGATCATTTTCAATGCGATCGCCTTCTGCATATTGATGATGTTACTTCAGATACCAAAGATGTAGAAATTCAACTTGAGGGGATCGAGCCAATTCAATTTAGCGACGATGTTGTAATTATTCCCGTACCTGGACACAGTAAAGGACATACAGTGCTACTTTACGCTCAAAAATTCCTTTTTACAGGCGATCATTTAGCTTGGTCAAAATATCTCAATCATCTTTATGCCTTTCGCGCCTATTCCTGGTATTCATGGACGGAACAAGTGCGATCGATGGAAAAATTAGCAAATTACTCTTTTGAGTGGGTATTACCAGGACATGGTCGTCGTTTTAAAAGCGATCGCGCCACTATGAAACAACAAATGCAAATCTGTTTAGATTGGATGAAGAACTCATGA